caagaAGCTATGAAATTTAGCTATGATGATAACTCTGTTTAGTAGTAAAGTAATAAAATCTGAAGATCCTATGACAATTTTGGAACAAAGAAGACAAAATCATTTCTATTCACCAACAATTTCTGGCCTGAGTTTGgctttgctttttatttttagccttttgatttatttaattatgttctttttataaacaaagtaaaaatttttaaaatttattttttctagatatatattattaccagctttaaacaaataaagtttaaaaaatatataccaaTTCACATTTAATATATCTGATAATGCAACAAGATGAATCCAACTTTGTAAAGTATCTATATTGACTTAATCAATTGATTTTATTAAGATTCCTTgacaatgcatatatatatatatatatatatatatatatatatatattatatttcttcttttggaaaaatgtgcatgtttgatatattatttaaaataattaaatttatgttttcaatttgGCTTTTTGCATAAATGAGTTACACCCAATGGCTAGAAGACACCCCTTCAGTAAAATGAAGGGAAAAAGACATGACAGAAGAAATGTTTTCACATTAGCATTGGTagtccaagatggcaagatccACAAAGGCACAAACCACTATATATGTTGAAGCTTTTTCCAATATGAATGGGTTTAAAGAGGTAAACCACACTGTTTAATGCACCGAAATTTTAATAGTATTATGAGCTTTGATAAAGATTGAAAAACACCATCCGATGAAAGACACCTGGCTGCatgaattaaattttaattggccAAAAACTGCTTGATAATTGTGCATGCAAAGATGTCATTTCATATCAAATGAGACCACATTGTAGTCCATGTGAATAAGCACACCAAATAATTTAATACCCCACTACCCTCcccactttaactcacacatctGCTTCTATTTATACCCTCACACTACCATTGTACCCACAATCAAACCCCTCACCTCTAagtttcctcttcctcttcttcccaTTGTCCCTTTGCCTTTTGGGGTTTTGACAAGCTAAGAGGGGTTTGGTTTGTAACAATGGCCATTGCTAAGTTTGTTGCTGCCTTGCTCTTGGCCCTCATTGCCCTCTCCATGCTTCAAACCATGGTGAGTCTTTCTTGCTTCACTCTAATTTTTGAAATGAACTTtgggtaagaaaaaaaaaaagaaacaatttttataaaactttgttgacattttcatttttcttttgcctATAGGTTATGGCTTCTCATGGGCATGGTGGACATCACTATGACAACACTGtaagctctctctttctctcaaatttAAGTCATTGTGCGTGTGGaggtttgttttagtttttgccTTGTTATGTTTGGGGGTAAGAATGGAACATTTTACATTTTGGTCTAAATTTGTACTTGATTTCAGAACAAGTTTGGACCTGGGAGTCTCAAGAGCTACCGTAAGTACAGATTCTTTCACtctctatttattttcttctttatttattttttcagcaaaaaatataGAGATACTGAAAAATCAATCCTTTCAGAGGAAATGAAAATTTACCATAGGAAAAGATTATTTCACATAAGTAATTACTATTAATTTTACAATAGTGTCGCCATTTAccataattaatgttttttattttttattttacaaccGTTTAGTTGAGATATTTTGACAATGACCAATCTATACCTCAGTCTAGCAGTCAAACAATTCTGACTGTGGTCAAAAACTCTTTTTCACTCTTTCTCACTTTTGGATCTTTGGGGTCTACACTTTGACTAATGTGGTGAATAAGGAAATgattgtgttttgtgtttcctgtggatttttttttaaaatgactaGAATGCCCATCACAATGCACGAGGAGGTGCAGCAAGACCCAATACCATAAGCCCTGCATGTTCTTCTGTCAGAAATGCTGCAAAAAGTGCCTTTGTGTGCCCCCAGGGTATTATGGGAACAAAGCTGTTTGCCCCTGCTACAACAACTGGAAGACCAAGGAGGGAGGCCCCAAGTGCCCTTGAATCAACTCTCAATTTCCCATCCTTGTCCTTCCTATcctatatatgttttttttttttttttttaatcctatcACCTAGGATACTACTACTGCATTTTACCTCTAACTTTTATATGTATTCACTCTAAAGATGAATCTCTCTTTTGTTGGGTTGAGGGCTTAAAATGCAGTATCAATCAGTCACTCCTTAGGGTTTTTACCTAGATGAGAGTGGCTAATCTATGTGTTATCTGTCAAAAAAAATCTCTGGTTTCACTAATTGGTAAGTAATATTTTTGCTCTACTTTTTGCTTGTGGATGATGggaatgtcttttttttttttttttgaattataattttttaatggatcTAAAGTAGGAGGAAGTATACTGTGTTACATGCATATGTATCATTACATATACCTG
This genomic stretch from Castanea sativa cultivar Marrone di Chiusa Pesio chromosome 1, ASM4071231v1 harbors:
- the LOC142612993 gene encoding gibberellin-regulated protein 4-like: MAIAKFVAALLLALIALSMLQTMVMASHGHGGHHYDNTNKFGPGSLKSYQCPSQCTRRCSKTQYHKPCMFFCQKCCKKCLCVPPGYYGNKAVCPCYNNWKTKEGGPKCP